A section of the Carassius carassius chromosome 17, fCarCar2.1, whole genome shotgun sequence genome encodes:
- the camkva gene encoding caM kinase-like vesicle-associated protein translates to MPFGCLTLGEKKDYNSPSEVTDKYDLGQVVKSEEFCEIFRAKDKNTLKMYTCKKFLKKDGRKVRKAAKNEILILKMVKHHNILQLVDVFETRKEYFLFLELATGREVFDWILDQGYYSERDTSNVIRQVLEAVAYLHSLHIVHRNLKLENLVYFNRLKNSKIVISDFHLAKLENGLIKEPCGTPEYLAPEVVGRQRYGRPVDCWAIGVIMYILLSGNPPFYDETEDDDYDNHDKNLFRKILSGDYEFDSPYWDDISDSAKSLVACLMEVDQDQRLTAQEAINHEWISGNAASDKNIKDGVCAQIEKNFAKAKWKKAVRVTTMMKRLRAPDQSDSGASSPAMGASGGPFTPSTTPVPLAATTVPPLTAPHPEAQMQEASAPTRCNGEILTSQQRSGETRED, encoded by the exons ATGCCATTTGGCTGTTTGACTCTGGGAGAGAAGAAGGACTACAACAGTCCTTCAGAGGTCACCGATAAGTATGACCTGGGACAGGTAGTCAAATC GGAGGAGTTTTGTGAAATCTTCAGGGCAAAAGACAAGAACACACTGAAAATGTACACCTGTAAAAAATTCCTGAAGAAAGATGGAAGAAAAGTACGAAAAGCAGCCAAAAATGAGATTCTCATCTTGAAAAT GGTGAAGCATCATAACATCCTCCAGCTGGTAGATGTCTTTGAAACGAGAAAAGAGTACTTCCTCTTTCTGGAGCT GGCCACAGGAAGGGAGGTGTTCGACTGGATCTTAGACCAGGGCTACTACTCAGAACGTGACACCAGCAATGTGATCCGGCAGGTGCTCGAGGCTGTGGCTTACCTGCACTCTCTTCACATCGTTCACAGAAACCTAAAG CTGGAAAATCTGGTCTACTTCAACCGTCTGAAGAACTCCAAAATTGTGATCAGTGATTTTCACCTGGCCAAACTGGAAAACGGTCTTATCAAAGAGCCATGTGGCACACCAGAGTACCTTG CTCCAGAGGTGGTTGGCAGACAGAGATATGGCAGACCGGTGGACTGCTGGGCCATCGGGGTGATCATGTACATCCT ACTGTCAGGAAACCCACCTTTTTATGATGAGACAGAAGATGATGATTATGACAATCATGATAAGAATCTGTTCAGGAAAATTCTGTCTGGAGACTACGAGTTTGACTCACCCTATTGGGATGACATCTCAGATTCAG CAAAAAGCCTAGTTGCATGTTTAATGGAGGTGGATCAGGACCAAAGACTGACCGCACAGGAAGCCATCAATCATGAGTG gataTCTGGAAATGCTGCTTCAGACAAGAACATCAAAGATGGTGTTTGTGCTCAGATCGAGAAAAACTTTGCTAAAGCTAAATGGAAG AAAGCTGTTCGTGTGACCACCATGATGAAGAGACTCAGGGCTCCAGATCAGAGTGACTCTGGAGCCTCTAGTCCTGCAATGGGAGCCTCGGGAGGGCCTTTTACCCCCAGCACCACCCCTGTTCCTCTGGCTGCCACAACAGTGCCTCCCCTCACCGCCCCTCACCCCGAG